cccctagacgattctgcctaaattgcccaggggctcaggggctacacccacgggtgcgtcCACGTgcacccactgacaaaacaaaaacctcccccgctggcaaacACAAAAAAAACCCCAAACGGTTCtacccgaaccgcccgggggctacaccagcgggtgcgctcgtgcgcacccaccgtcgaggcaaaaatcccctagatgattctgtccgaatcacccgggggctcaggggctcctgtcgggttcataaacctagggtccctcgcggaccggcttccccgcaaaaggctcagcccaagcagacagcgcgcaactcatgggtcggcccaagagtctaaacaacaagccagaagggtggtccaatcaccgaccagaaggtctggccgaggaggagtaGCGCCCGTTTATCGACCCCAGCCCACCTCTCTGATCGGAGTGCTCACTTTGGTCTCCAGTCGTCTCCAGACGGTCTCtctaaccggaaggcctggcaaagcactacctccaactccgaccccacgtctccgaccgagaAATGCAAAGACCATGTTCactactcttctccgactgaTGCAACTAGAGACGATTGGGACCAATTGACTAGGGGCGCCCGcccggaaaggaccagggaacaaatggagaaaagcgaggcaaggcgcacaagtcaaatcacgataccagggaccgtaccctgtgcacCTACAGGAACAGCACTCTATAAATGCCCTaacacgaacagtgttgtaggcgccgatattttctctacagtattgtgggcgccattaactcccatacggtaaggctcccccatgtgcctctgggcatcgacagtattgtgggcgttgGGATCTACCGTATAGAGCGAACATGGTGAAACtgctcacatgcctctgggcatcaatagtatttgcaggtaccgacatctgccatacccaaacaagacgacgtaacctcccacatgcatctgacatccaacaatgggagcctaccatcatcctgtacccaccgacgtgggcaacaaggcttagaagcaaacatactccttccctctcacttgtaaggtcatccccttcatctataaaagaggatgcgctctctcccaacaaggggGATTGaagtgattccagattcattagatcgatcaagttcactaactcacaaccatagaaccgccaggttcgtacctcgagcacacacttgaacacttagctcatagcggagctcctgtcgctctcggccctttcgaccggagccaaccggacctcttgtacaccccatctttctccttctcgtttataaccccactacaaacttcgagcatctgggctcaggaataaagtcatcgaccgactcaaactagacgtagggcacgctgcctaaaccagtataaaccctgtgtcattgagagctaggccacctccgatcacaacgtacggcaaaactataaatatttacttgttggtcactttctgcaccgacatctTGTGTGTTCTCTGGGAAGTTTGTACTCACCTCAAAAATCTAGTAAGAACCCTCGAGCTTGAGACTAGCTCTCTTGCCTTGAGAAGATGATAGGGTTCGGTGAAACCCAAGCCCTGGTGGCTTACTCAACAATGTGGAGTAAGCCGGCTTTTGTGGTGAGCTTTCTTGCTCCTCTTGTTCACTTCGCCCCGTTTTGCTAGTTTTCCTGATGATATGGCGCTGTAGAGGGGGATTTAGGGTGGGGAATCCATGGGAGAGAAGTGGAGGAGGACAGGGAACGTAGAAAGGAGAGAGTGGCTGGTCTGGATAGGATGAATAGAAGTGAGAGGAGGGTGCTGGTCTAAAAGGGTTATGGGAGATGTGGGCTAGTCGGCTGGGCTTGGGCCTACCTATGATTGATCTAACAAGCACCCATTTTCGATTTTATTCTTTTTAATTCAAGTGATAAAATGGCGATGCGTCATATGCCACACTGGATTCGAATACGTAGAGGAGGAGAGCATGAAGATGCAACTAGAAGAAAGAGGAACACGTAGATTGAGCCCTAGAGTCTACTGACCAACATGTATATGGGCTGGTTATGCTCATTTTAGACCTACTATATGATACCTTGTGACAGGTTTGCTCAAAGGTAAAATTTTAAGAGTTGTAAACCTGAAAGACGCCTAGAGATAAGTTCGAGTCTAAAAACATATTTTAAGAGTTTAAGGAATTACATAACATATCCCAAAGAAATTTAAAAACTGTTTCTATATTTTGTTCTATTAAAAATCCAGGGCCCTTCGTTTCGAGGCCCTAGAACGGCAGCCCCTCTGCTGTCTGGTCTGCCCCACCCCGAGGACCTGCGCGATGGCCAGATGCGCATAAGCCTCCCCATGTGGCCATACAGTACGCATAAAGGCCtctcaataataataataataatggctTTATCATTAGGCCACACACCACTCTACCAGCAAAAGCACGTACGTACGTATAGAACTGTAGTCTGTAGGAGTACACCAGTAGGCTGCTACGTAGCGGTAGCATGCACTAGCTCGGCAGCAGGCAGCCCGCAGCCCGCAGCCATACCTTTGGTGGGCCCCTACACTGCCGCCACTACTTTGAAAGAGCTTGGACTCTGCCAGTCTGGTCGGGGTGCCAGAGTGTCACTGTATCAAATACTACAGAAGCGAAAACAAGAGAGAAACTTAATTGCAGCCCGCTGCTGCTGTTTGAACAGTGCTGCATGAGAGAGATCACAGACACGACGGCGGCTGCACACCGgcgctgataagttcaaaccaaCAGGCACCGTACCACAGCACACATCACCTATAGGCGTAATAATATGCCCCTCTCTCTGTCTTAAAATAAACCGATTCTTAAAATCATTCTAAGTCAAATTATTTTAAGTTTGATTGTCTTCATAGAAAAAGATAGAACATCTCTTACACAAAATAAGTGCatatataataaaaatatatttcatgatataTAATAATTTAGTGTTCTAAATATTGAtattaaatttagtcaaacttaaaatataTTAACTTAGAATAATTTTTTAAGGGCACCTCCAATGGTGACTTATTAGATACTCCTTCCATCTCACAAAGAGTGTCATTTTCACTTCCCGAACGAGATCAAACACTTCTAACTTTTACcaaatatataagaaaatattaacatttatagtGGATAATTTATATCATTAGATGAACGGCTGGATATATTTTCGTAAtgaacttatttgaagatacaaatattgctaatagTTTCTAGAAAcatagtcaaacttaagaaagtttgaccaacacGAACTTCATAGCGACGCTCTTTTTTGGAACTAGGGATGGAATAGCTCATAacacattatttcatattttaatCGAAGAGAGAGCAAGAGCTAGCATCATGCACACACTTCAAGATCGTGTGAGCTTATTATGTCGTCTATTCGTATTATaagttatttgctaaaagttaatACTATGGGAGAAGTTGTCTTAGATCAACTCTAGTAGGGCCCTTATTCAGGCCCTATCCTACTTTTGAGGGCCAGAGGGAAAAAAACTCACTCTAGCAGGGCCCTATTTCGGTCCTCAAAAGTAGGAGGCCCTCAAATCTCCCCCTGATGCCCCACCCTTCGCCCGGGCTCGTCCTCGGCTGCTCCGCCTTCACCCTAGCCAGGTCTAGCGAGCCCCTCTCCTTGCAGCTCCCTTTCCGCGACGTCCTCGACAACTCCCTTTCCTGGTGGCACAACACTTGCTCATGAGACCCTAGCCCGCGATTGTGAGCCCCGGCTCTTCGGTAGTACGACCCTCGCCCACGAGTATGTGTGAGCCCCGGCTCTCAAGACATGTCCAAGTTAGTGCACGAGAAAGAAGATAAGAAAGAGGATGACTAACAGGGTCTCACATGTCATTTCCTACTGGAATGAACTTGAGGACCATATTTTGAGGGCTCCTGTTAGAGTATTTCCAAGCAAATAGGACCCTCAAAGTAGGAaaatcctcaaatgaaaaaagggACCTGTTTGAGGGCTACCTCTAGAGCTGTTCTTAGAGCCAGTAAAGAGTTGATACTGTTGAGGGTACTATTGAGGGTACCTTAAGTTGATTTCATTTGAGATGGGTGAGTATTGTTCATGCATACACCGTGACCTACACCGCGAAGCACAATAATAATATATGCATAGCTCGCCATAGCTTATCAGCATTGACCCTGACCCGTGCCCACTAGTGTACGCATTTCTTATATCCAGCGAGGGCggatgccaaaatttttggcaaaacgttacggtagtgttttcgttgttatttagttattagtgtctaatcataatgtaattaggcttaaaagattcgtctcgtggatttcgtctaaactgtgtaattagttttattttttatttatatttaatgcttcatgcatgcgtctaaagatttgatgtgacggaaaatttTGACATTTTAGGGTGCAACTAAGGGCCCATTTACCTGGAAAAAAAAACTGTAGCAAAAAACCGGTTTTCTCTCTCCTACTTTTCTGTCTCACTGTAGCAAAAACACTGTAGCGCGCGGGGAAAAGCCACGAACACTGGCTTCTCCGGCTTCGATGAACAGCGCCGATGTCAGTgagagggagggaaggagagagaaaaccggcttTTGCTACAGCGAAAACCGGCTTTGCTACAGTGCTACTACAGTGTTTTGCCAGATAAGCCGGAGCCGCTgcgagccgtgccaaacgggcccTAAAGAAGGCCCAAGTTACAGTGTGCACCATTCTCCATGACTCCATCTCTAGCTACCTGCCTTACGCTGTCCTCCTGCTTTTAGACCCTACTATAGTATTTGTTTTAGTTTCTCTTTTCCCTCTGTAACAATGTACACATAGCTACATATGTTTTCCTGTATAAAAAGCAGCAGTACAAGTAAAACTAGGTAGGTGCACTGTACGTGTATGATGCTCCATTGCACTAACAAAAGGCCGCTGTAGCGCTTTATATATACCACTGCGGTTAGAAGCTAGCTTGTACTTTAACCACCTCTGTTAGTTACAAATTAATAGTTTAGTTTAGCACTAGCCATTAGAGACAAATAGTGCAGAGTGCACAGCAACACACAAACGCAACCTCATTACCCTAACAGCCGTCctcgtcaccatcatcatcattgcGTCTACCAGCAAGAGCAGTCATTTACCGAACCCTACTGCAGCTCCTTGTTTTCATGCCGTCGACCGCGATGTCTTGGGACGGGTACGGCGGGCAGATCTTCCCCGCCGACATGTCGTTCGACCACCAAGATACCCTGGAGGCGGTGTTCCAGCAGCCTGAGACGACGGCCCCCCTGCAGGCGCCGGCAGCAGCGGGGGCGAGGGAGCTGCTGCTGAGGAACGACGGGTCGTCCGTACCGGTGGTGGTGGATGCCGGCGTCCATGCCGCGGCCGCACCGCGGAAGCGGCCGTTCCGGACGGATCGGCACAGCAAGATCCGCACGGCGCAGGGCGTGCGCGACCGGCGGATGCGGCTGTCGGTCGGGGTCGCGCGAGAGTTCTTCGCGCTGCAGGACCGGCTTGGGTTCGACAAGGCCAGCAAGACGGTGAACTGGCTCCTCACCCAGTCCAAGCCGGCCATCGACCGCCTCGTCGACGCAGCCGAGCCGGCGGCTGCAGTCTCAGGAGGACCACCGACGGTGGTGAAGGGAAGAGGGGAGGGGAGCTCCTCATGCACTTGCTGTTTGACGGCAGACTCGAGGGAGGAAGCGTCGGCGAAGGCAAGAAGCAGAGGCGGCGGCGGTCCTGATGGACCACCGGCGCTTATCGAAGAACACAGCTGCAGTGCGCTGGGCTGGATCATGTCGGAGGCCACAGGCGCTACACCGGCAGTGGCAACCGAGCAGCCACAGCAGATGGACGGGCTGGAGTACTACTACCAGTATTGCCTGCAGCTCGAGGAGATGACGAGATGCAACGGAGGAATGCCAAGGTGATTTCTTGTATGGTATGCAAACATTATAGGTCTACTAAACTCTGACGCGTGAGGATTTCCATTACGTAATTAGGCTTCTTCTGCCATGATCCGTTGCTACATAGTACATATAAATCAACTGGTGGTTCTCTATCAATCAAGACCCATTAGCCCGGGTTTGTGTTATCGACTTTTGGTTAATGGCAATTAACCTTATAATGATTAATTAGCTATTGCTGTTTGTCAATTATTCATATAATCGTGCTATTGATATTTGTTACTTTTTATTTAGTGTGCTGATGCCATAACTTTGAGGTTTATGAAGTTGCATGTTCTGAGTTTTGTAGAAAACTCCATGGGCAATATGATCCTTAATTAAAACACAATTTGGACACGGGATTTCAACCATCAATTATCAGatgaaataaaaataattatgGAATCTAGCTAACAATGATAGAAATTTAATTACATACTACTCTTCAGGCAAGATGCTAGTGCCCAATATTAACCAACGGTAAAGTAGCACATGGATATGGATAATTTGCTTAAACTCAAATATATGCCAGATTTGCATTAGAATCAGAATGGGATTTTTACTTGAATCATCTGGAACTATTATTATTAATGATTCCAGGCCTTTAGAGTTACATGATTTGGATCGAGTACCTGAGAATGTACACCTTACTTATTCCCAGTTCTCTTTATCATAATTTTTCCAACTCTACACTGCAATTAATAATGCATCGTCGATGAGCTTAAGCGGTATACAAACAAAATCAACAATTTACATGGTCTATGATGATCCATGTGTCACCACATTTGAGTTCCTTACATCTTACCTCCATACCTCAAAGCCCTTCAGACACTAAACCCATGGCAAACAAGAAGGTCAGCAGGAGAAATACCTTGTGTCAATTCTATCCAAAAAAACATGCATCTCGTTATTAGCAAGTGCAATTGCATGCCTGTTATTTAGATGATATTGTTCTTCAGAACATTGCATAAAATTCAGCCAAAGTTACAAAAGAATGTACTAATATAATCAATCTATATTGCACGGTGTTCATATGTCTCAAGAACACGTCTACTCATAAACAGCACAGCACTATCATATGTTTCACTCTGTTGTTTCACCTATGCAGAAAGATGAGTCTGCAAATTGTTTTCAAGAAATAATCAGTGTACTTATTCTTTTGTCCGATTAATTATGGTAGGACTTCATCGAAGATCAAGTATTTCCCTTATAGCTATCAGAAAATTGCCCAACTTCGCTGGGTGGTGTTCTCCTTATTTATGATGTTCTACCATCTAACTGAAACTAACTGAAAATGGGAACGTAGCTATTATTCACAACTCTCCAGCAAACAAAAGTAATAATCCCCTGTACCATATGATCTTAAGAATTGTTAAGTTCAACTGTTTATGTGCGAGAAAGCATGGCGTTTCAGAATTTGGACTCGTTAACTGGTATGTCAGATGCATAAGAAAACATCATGGGAGAGGGAAATAGTATTGTTTGATTGACAGCAAGTAAAGAAGAAGTTGTGCGTTCAATCATTGAACGTACGGCATGTAGCAAGTTGCATATGAAGGAAAAGACACGTGGGGTATACATGCGCTTGCCCAAGCTTCTACATACTGCATTGCCAATTTTAGTCCATCAGTATATATACTGTATACCTAGACAAGATTTATTCTATTATTCTACCACTTCTAGAGTAAAGAACTAAGAATATTTTATGATACTAATACACAAGACATTTCGTTAACAGCTTTATAATAGTTGAATTGTGCAAGTTTGCCCAAAACAATCGATCCTCGAACTTGAGGCTATGTTTTGCAACTAGACTAGAAGGATAACTATAAAAAAACTCTATGAGAAGGGTTTTGTACAATACATGTCTAGCAGCATGCATGCTCAAGGATAAGCTGGTAACATGCCACAATTCAGctacctcttcctcttcattttaCTCAAATCATAGTCTCAACTATTGAAAGAAGCCTTAGGAAAAATGATGAGGACAAACCTTATACATAGTGGTTGCATCAAAAAAGAACAACTCAGCTAGAATGATGAGGTTCTGGCATATATAATTGATGAAAGGGAACAAGAAGGTCAGCAGTTTTAAATGTCAAAGCCATCGACAGCCGAAGCACATAAGCCAAATCTAGATTATTTGAAGAACTTGGACACCTGATATAATAATATAATTTATGATTGATGTGGCTCAGTTTTATATATACTTTTGTTTCCTGTTTCTATAGTACAAAAGGATACTTGTCATGTCATGCATGTTTGATGTTTATGAAAGGCGTTCTCTATGTACTTATTATTCATTATCATTTTCTTTTCTGCAGCGTATGCATATATACTGTTTCTTTGATTGATTCACAACATGTTTCCATCATCTAGCATGACATGTTTTGCACAATTTGAGACACAACATGTATCTATACAAATTCCTAATAAATGATATTCATTTTGATCATGCTATGAATTAGCTGGAAGCTGAGATCCACATAAGTATATACAATACTGGGAAAACAAACTAGGGTTATAGTCAGAAAATAATGAAGTTGAGTGCATACTTGAACAGAGACATTTAATTCAAATATAAATTAATAGTCCTTATGCAGTCCAAGGTATTTTAAAACTGATTGTATTTTGTGCAAATAATGAAATAAATAAgtcattattaaagtatctctaattataaataagtcataacaaaataaataatatttatataaaaattttgaataagacgagcagTCAAACAAGATGTCTAATTACAAAAGCGTCAtgtattttgggatggagggagtttGCACATATGATTATGTTGAAGTTCGATTATGACTAGTGTGATAGTGGGGACTCAACATATATACTTATATTAATTCTTAACTTGAAAATAGACCATCCTAAAGACACTTGAATTTATTTATATTTTGGCAAGACACTAGCAAATGAGCAGGAAATAATAATAGATAGATTAGTTGTAGCAGGACAGTGCCTTGTTATGTTTCATTCAAATATATAAGCACACACAAAGGCTGAGTATAATGATGTggtaatatatgtatatatatagagagagatacaTATATATACCTGTATTTTAATTCTTCCGCACTGCACGTACGCCCAGAGTATGTAGCTAGCTATCAAGCAAAGGTATGCACATCTGGGAGTGGATTTGCCAGGGCATCCTCGATCGGATATATAGCGGCTTCGGAGCTTGTGGCCATGCTTGCTCTGctgcatgtgcatgtgtgctatTCTTAAAGGCGTGGTAGGGCGGCCATGATGGCACTTGCTCAGATCATCAGATGGCACACGCAACTTTGGACAGACGCGCgggtgttgagagagagagagagagagagagagagagagagagcgtgtcACCGCAGCATCCAGCCAGCACACGCACGCCGCTACGGGCTGGAGCAAAAGCTGACACGCCTTCTCATTCTTTCTCTACTAGAGGGCCCCTCCTCTTTACTTGATTAGATAGCCATGCGTATATAGAAGTCTACAGCGGACTCTGTCTCTCTGTGGCCGAGCTGTCGTTCGCTCACTGATTGCTCGGTGGGGGACGGCCACGCGATGGTGGGTTTCCGTCTGAGGTTGAACGTTCCACCGGCTGATTTAATCATCGAAGAAAGGTTACAGAAATATGGGATCAAACTACACGTTGCCTTGGATTGGAAGATAGCCCTAAGGGCTAAGCCTATGTTTAACACGGCTTCACAAATAGTTTTCTCGATGGAGTTAAATCTGTTTTGATGAACTATTTACTTAGTAGATAAAAATGTTGAAAAGTTTATAATACCCTTCTAGTACTGTCACTTTTTTCCTCTCCCTTCTTTCTCCCAACACCTCCCTCATCTTCTCCGCGGACGTGTGCCAGGTGACCACGCCCGGTGGCCGCTCGCCCTCTCGGAGCCACCCACACGCCCTCCCGGTGGGCCGTGTGCCCCAGCAGATGTGCGCTAGGCGATTATGCCTCTATGGCCACACGTCCTAGCAGGCCCGCCCTGCCCCCGACGGTGAGCTATGTGCCCCAACGGCCATGCCCCAGTGGCCGCGCCATGATGACCCGCACGCCCGTCCTCATGTCAGCAGGAGCAAATCTGACATGAAAGCACGGTGGGGTCTATGGATCTAGGTTGGAGCTTGATGAAGCTACTATTTTTAGCTCTATCTTTCCTCTCTGCCTTGTGAAAGCATATTTTTAGAGACTTCTTAGATGTAGCTGTCTGGTTTTACCTCTTTGACACAAAATAGATTTACAGAAGCGGGTGGTGGAGCTATGCTAAATGAGACCTAAATATAGGGACCTGTTTTCATGCTAATCCGCCTGGTCATTTGAGCCCTACAACTGTCCACGGTCTGGACAGAGTTCGATCATTCCTACTACTCTATTTGATGGTTTGATGTGTACGGAGGTTTGTAAACAAGGGGTAGGAGAAGCCTGCTGATCGTTAGGCCATCCTATATTACATATtttctctatttcaaattataaatcgcTCTGATCTTTTAAATATATGGTTTttgttatatatctagatataatatatttaGATTTATAGATAAAATTTTTAAAAGACACTTTGTTTCAAATTATATGATATTAGATATTTTGATTTTTTAAGATTATAG
This DNA window, taken from Miscanthus floridulus cultivar M001 chromosome 13, ASM1932011v1, whole genome shotgun sequence, encodes the following:
- the LOC136498910 gene encoding transcription factor PCF5-like, whose amino-acid sequence is MPSTAMSWDGYGGQIFPADMSFDHQDTLEAVFQQPETTAPLQAPAAAGARELLLRNDGSSVPVVVDAGVHAAAAPRKRPFRTDRHSKIRTAQGVRDRRMRLSVGVAREFFALQDRLGFDKASKTVNWLLTQSKPAIDRLVDAAEPAAAVSGGPPTVVKGRGEGSSSCTCCLTADSREEASAKARSRGGGGPDGPPALIEEHSCSALGWIMSEATGATPAVATEQPQQMDGLEYYYQYCLQLEEMTRCNGGMPR